The following are encoded in a window of Mycolicibacterium tusciae JS617 genomic DNA:
- a CDS encoding cupin domain-containing protein: MTSNAWQTAVTVLQEATPPDVAAGSHAMTIAVEFGPGDPGTPPHRHSGPAFGYVIEGEMLFELEGEAPRVVKAGETFWEPGGDVIHYSDGNARDDVKVRFLVTMLCAPDQPMLTLVEEEELLTRRDRRVSTAKS; this comes from the coding sequence ATGACCAGCAACGCGTGGCAGACCGCGGTCACCGTCCTGCAGGAGGCCACGCCGCCCGACGTGGCCGCGGGCTCGCACGCGATGACCATCGCCGTCGAGTTCGGGCCCGGTGACCCCGGCACCCCGCCACATCGCCACAGCGGACCGGCATTCGGCTATGTCATCGAGGGCGAGATGCTCTTCGAACTCGAGGGTGAGGCGCCGCGAGTCGTCAAGGCAGGCGAAACGTTCTGGGAACCTGGCGGCGACGTCATTCACTACTCCGACGGAAACGCCCGCGACGACGTCAAGGTCCGCTTCCTCGTCACGATGCTCTGCGCTCCTGATCAGCCGATGCTCACCCTCGTCGAAGAAGAGGAACTTCTTACACGCCGGGATCGACGCGTCTCCACCGCGAAATCCTGA